TACCAGATGCTAAGGATCCGCCAAAGCGCCGGGCGCCAGACTGGAGGAAGGACATGAGTGCAACcagcccccccacctcccccgcctTCGGCCGCTTCAGGagcttccctccccacctcagcTCCAAACTCAGACCAGTGGAGAGTTATAGCGGCCACCTCCCACCCAGCACTCAGGCCAGTGGGCTGGACAATGGGCCCTCAAGGGTGGCAGGGTTCAAAATGATGTCAGAGGATGCCCTCCCCACCACTCTGGGCAGCACGAGTGAACAGCACGGGGTCAAGGATCAGTTCTGCTTTGGATAGTCAAGGAAAAGGAAGCCCACAGTACAGCTAGGAGAGGAGAGGCTACTGGAGAATGTCCTGAGGGGTAGGAGAGATGTGACAAGCCCAAGGGCAGCTGGACCTGGAGGAGAGTGTGGTGGGGGGACTCTAGGGTGGGACCCCCAAACGTTACTCCTGAGCTTTGATGCCAAGCCCCAGAGGGTCATCTCAGTGACCTGGCAGGTGGGTGAGGCTAACAGATGTCTACACAGGGTTAAGTCAGGACCCGATGCTGTGAATGCTGGGTGCCCAGCTGCCTGGCTGGCACTCCCCTTGCCCATCGCCACACACAgactctgcccccaatcccaggAGAGCCACCCTACTGCCGCACTGCCCTGCAGCCTTGGACTTTTCCTCTCCAGCTGTTTGCCCTTTCTCCTGCTGTCCCCTTCAGGCTCAACCCTAGCAGCTGACCCATGGGCCACCAGGGCCAGGTGCCCTGGAGCAGATCTTCAGAAAGACCCTCTACCTCCCTCCAACCCACAGTCCAACTCCTTCTGGTTTCAAGTGGATGATTAACTGCAGACCAAAATTCAGGAAGACCCTGGGTTGTTGGCATTTTTTCAGTGGCTATAGCAAACCCTGCCAGTGACCAGGCCCTTTAactccacctccttctcctccctgtccctctcaCTAGCTGGGTCAGAGGCATCCAGAAGAAAGTCCCTGGGGAGCTGCTAGCCCCTGCAGCAGGCTCTCCCAGGCCCAGCCTCCTTTCCAGCAATGCCTAGTGTCATCTCGCTCAAATCCCCTTCCCCTGGGGAAAGTAGGGACCCAGCTCTGGTTGGGGGCACTCTCTGCCCTTCCTGCCGTGGCCCTCCCCATTCCTCCAGGCATGGTGGGCTCATGTGCAGAGCTCTCAGGCTTGAAACCTCCTTCGCTACCTCTCCACATAGCCACAAGGCACATCTGCTCAGATCTAGCCCCCGGGTCCCTCAGACCTCACCAAACCCCCTACTCTCCAGTAGGGAGCTCACCTGGAGGTGTTTCCTCAGAcctgtcctctgtcctctgcccagGTGGTGGGACCTCTGTGGTGACCAGTTGGAGTGTGTCCCTGGAGAAGCCGGGTGTGCAGCCCTGGCCTCTGCTCCAGGCATGTGAGTTCCTCCTGGAGTCTTCCCAGCCCTCTTCCCGAATTCCCAGCTGGGGTTCCCCAGGCCCCCTCCCACCTACCGAGGATGGAGCCCCTCAGTGCCTGGGTGATGATGTGCAGGTCATCCACATCCACAAAGTGCAGGTGTTTCTCAGCAGGGGCCGAAGCGGCGTCAGACAGCTCCAAGAGGTTGCCCCGGCCAGTGCTGACGATGAAGACTGTGACCCCCAGGTCCTTCAGCTCCTGCATGGGGGGCCCCACGGGGTCGCTGGAGCCGCCGTCTGTCACCCACACCAGCACCTTTGGCACTCCCGGCCGGGCCCCTGCCGCCTTGGCaaacagttgctccttggcatatgCCAGTGCCAGGCCAGTGTTGGTGTCGCCCATGCGCTGCGCTGCAGCCCGTATGGCGTCCTGGACAGCTGAGCCTGAGCTGTGCTGGCTGAAGGGGAACTCGGTGTGCGGTCGGCTGCCCACGTGCACCAGGCTGGCACGCAGGGCTCCAGGACCCACAGGCAGCAGGGCTGCCAGTTGCCCCAAAAACTCCCGAACTCGGGAAAACTCATAATGAGACACGCTGGCTGAACTGTCCAACAGAAACAGCAGGTCCCCCTGAAGGGCAGATGCCGGAAGGCCTGGGGAAGAGGGGAAGGTTCAGCCCCTGGTGGTGGCCCCCAGACAGCCCCACACCCAGGGCAGAACCCCCAGGGCCTGAAATTTCCCTAAGCTGTCACTCGCCCTTACCTAAAGAAGCCCAGAAGGCCAGCTCAGCTACACCTCAAAGGTCCTGGGATGGCACCCCAGCGGGAGAGGGGCAGTAAAGCCAACAGGAGGTCCGAAccctcagcaattccacttctacgCCCTGGCCACATACCAGGGGGTCCCTCTGGGCTCCTGTCTCAACTGCAAAGGAAAGTTGACCCCTCcaagcccccaccccctccctgcctTCAGCGCAATCTGGGCGGGCTGGAGCTCAGTGTCCTGACCCCGCCCCCAGGAGTGGTGGGTGGATAAGTCTGGGCCACTGGAGCCTGGCTTCCTAGAAGTAGTCTGCACAGCTCACCCTCCAGGTAAGGCAGCCGGTGGCGGGTGGGGTGAAGGCATTCTGCAGCTGGGGAGACTGAGGACAGGGGAGGAGGCACGGGGAAGACAGAGCACTGCCTGCAGCCTCTCCCACAGTCCAGAAGGCTGGGTTGGAGTCCTGACCCCACTTACAGATGATGTCATCCCTGCCTGGGCCCCATCCTCTGCTCTGTCCAGACCCAGGAAGCAGGTTACCTGCTGCAGCAGCCTGAGGGCCCGATCACCCCTCAGGCGACTACGCCTTGCTCTCCGCTCCCCAGGGAGCAGATGGGCCCCTAGGTCACGAGCAGACAGCGGCCTGGGGTGTCTCGGGCCTGGTACTAgccttggagcctcagtttccctcaacCTAGTTGAACGACGCCAACCCTCTTACCATCCTTCGTCTAAGGGTCATTCCAAGcaaagggaaaactgaggcaggaaCAAGCGTCCCCGATTGGCACCTCCCACTCCTCCGATCAGGCCCTAAAATCCCGCCGAGTTGCTGGCGGGGCCTGCGCCTCACGTGGGTGGGGTCCCCTGCCAGCCGCCCCGGCCCCGAGCAGCGGAAGGAGAGCGTGGCTCAGCGCGGACATCAGAGGGTGGACGGGCACAGAGAGCCGAGCCTGACCCAGCCGCCCGCCTCACTCACCACGTTCCGCGCCGCTCCGGGCCAGCCGCAGGCTCAGAGCCAGGCCGATCACCGTCCAGGGCAGCATCGCGCGCGACGGGACGGCAGCCCTCTCCCTGCACTGGTGTTTCGCTCGCTCCTGGGCTGTGGGGCGCGCGGCCGCGCGGGTCGGACCCGGGCCCCGCCCCCTGGAGGCCCCGCCCACCGCGGCCCGCCCCGAGGTCCCTCGgaggcgcgcgcgcgcgcgcgctgcCCCGCGTCCGGAGGAGCACTGGCTCTGGGAGGCGCACGCTCGCGAGGCCCAGGTGTGCGGCGACATGTTCCATTCATACGCGCgtggcatgcacacacataaactCTTCTGTCTCCCTTTGGGCTGTAAGGCCTTGGAGTCTGCCCTGCTTCTaccccctgcccccttccccagccaggaGCAGAGCAGGGAGCCACCAAGCTGGATCATCCCTAGGCTTGCTGTCCTTGTATCCTCAGCGCTGGGAGTCCCTGAAGCCAAGTCCAAGAGAGCCCCAGGAGGTGTGAGAGTGTGGGGGTGACACCAAAAACAAGGCTTGGGAAGGGGCAAGTGTATGAAAGCAGAGATCAGGAGGGCAGAACTTAGAACGTTGGGAGAGGAGAAAAAACCTCAGACATTCAAGGAGGGGTTTCTGAGGGGACACAAAGACCCCACCTCACCAGGCTTCTTGGAGGAAGAGGCATACAGGTGAGGATGGCTGATTCAGGCCTGTCCTATATGACCGTGCTGGGCCTACAGCTGTCCCCAATAAGAGACTCAGGGCCAGGGCTGAGGCCAAACTCCAGGACTGAGGATAGACCCTCCCCAGCAGCGCACTGGGGAAGCACTCCAGGGACTCACTGTGACCAGGAAACTTGCAGCTCCGATCTTGGCTGGACCAGAGCAGAGGTGGCTGCCTGCAGGGGGCATCCTGAGGTACACTCAgccctcccccccacccacacCAGGGCAAATTCCTTGCCCTCAGGTGAGGCGAGGCTGGCAGAGTCCTGTGGGCAGGACGGCCCTCCTCCCTCCTAAAATGCCTTCCTGTGGGGTCACCATTGCCCTGTCTCAGCCACTCCTCTCTGAGGAGCTCAGTGAGGGGTGGCGGGGCACAGGACTTCATGGGGAGGCAGTAGGCCATCTCTGCCAGgatgtcccctcccttcccccctgTCAGGAGGTGCTCAGCCCGGAGGACGGATGAAACTCAAtggttttccttcctccctttctgtcAGGTGAGACGCCAGGCTGTGAGACAGGCCGGAGCTCTGACTTTGTCTAAAAAAGGAAGCAGCTCAGCTGAGCCTGAGTAGCTGGGGCAGGAACAAGCGAGAACTGTGTCCCTGCCACACCCCCCCTTGCCGGGAATCTTGGCAGTGACGGGGCTGGCTCAGCTCCACAGACCTCAGGCCTCAGCTAGGACCAGAGACTGCCTGGTGTTTCCGCCTGGGCCCTGGGGGGCCACAGTGGGCTTGAACCCCCAAAGTTCAGGGTGTACCACCCAGAGGAATggctcctggcccccagccctccAGCAGATGAGGCTGAGCAGGGCTGCTTTGGATATGGGGCCATGAGGGGAGACAGCTGAAGACAATCTGGGGGCCCAGCGGGGGTCTGACCCAAGTACACGCATGCAGACGCACTTGGCTTATCCTTCACCTTGCTGGGCACCCACTAGCAGGGCACCAGGCCATGCTGGATCTGCCTTGTGGCCTCCCCACTCCTGGCCAGCGGTGGGCCCAGAGTCACACCTCGGCTGTGCTgctggactgacagggaagttTCCCTTCTGGAAAAACTGAGCTGCTCTTCTTGGCCACTACTCAAGCCCTTGAGGAAGCAGGCATCCTCCTCCCTCCAGCTCTCCATCAGGGGGAGAAAGGACAGGGGACCTGGCCTCGGCAGTGGTGATAAGGGCCTCTCTCCAGCCTTGGTTGAGCTCAGCCACCTGCTTTGGCTGAGAGCCCCTCCTGATGCTCATGCTGAGCTCTGACTTGCTCACCGAGAGACTAAGACCATCCCACCCTCACTGGGTCAGCTCTGCCCCTCAGGccccctgctctgccctgtggCTCAGCCGGCTCTGCTGCCAGCATCATGGAGAGTCTCCTTTACCCTGCCCCTCGCCCAGCGGAGACATGGGCAGACAAAGGTTCCTAGGGAACCTGGGGGTCAGCCAGGGGTTTGTAGTAGTTCAGACCAGGGCTGGGCCTGAGGCAGACACCAGAGGAAGCACAAATATAATGGCCTGGAAACCTCCTCTCTGAAGGAAGAcaggcctgggggcaggaggggcagaAAAGGACCAGAGGGGGCCAGGACACAGCTGGCCCCAGTCCCATGCCTCTCCCTCCACCGGAGCCAGCCCCTGCCTGACCCAGGTGTCCTGGGAACGAGGAGGGACAGGGAGTCCCCAGTCGTCACTTCCTAGAACTCGCCCACCCTGCCTGTTGGTCCACAAGCAGATGGATGGGGATCCACAAAACCCAGGGACAACATTGCTCTCCAAGGCactgtccctgcccccagccagTCCACGGGAATGCGCCCTCCTCCGCACCATCCACGCCTACGCGGAGAAGAAGGGCCTTTTGTCCCCAGCTAGCTGTGGTCATGTTGACCCCAGGGAAAAGGGCAGCTCCCGGGGCCTCTGACCCCACCCCTGACCCCAGCCTAGAGCCTGAGGGGCAGAGTGGCCtggccccaccccatcccttgGGGGTGCCTGTGCTGCTGGTTTTCATGTCAGTTGTACCTCACACAGGCACCCACACATGCTGGGAGACACAAAAACTGGAAGTGGGGGGCACCTCCTGTGGGCCTGGGATGAGTGGCCAAGCTCAAGGCCCCCTGACCACACCCAGCAGTCggaggagcagagggagggggtggcCTACCACCACTCGCCCCGCTGCCCCACCCACACATTCTTTTAGACTCAACCTGCCTGCTTGTGGTCAGGGACATGCCAGGGCCTGAGGGCCAGTCCTGGGGGTCTGATTGTCCCATTGTTTCACTTCCTAAGTGCCCCAGCCTGTTCCTTGTGGCCCCAGAGACAACCCCTACCCAATCTTTCAGCCAGCGACACCCAGGGTGGCAGGTGGGCAGCCTGGTCACAGGGTGGGTGCCAACCCAGCTGCACTTATCCTTTATCTCCGTGCTGGGCCCAGTCACATGACAGATTCTACCCTGGGGACGCACAGGCCCTGGGACATGCAGGCCCTGGGCTCAGCCCATGTCCTCCCAGCCCTGCCAAGCTAGAAGAGGGATGGGAAGTGGCAAGCTTGCAAAAATACGTGTCTACTCATTTTTCCTCTTGGAGGATAGGGTCATGTCAGAGCAGGTGGGCAGGAGCTAGAGGAAGTACCAGGGCTCCAGGATGAGGGCCTGCCAGTATGTATGAGGACAGTAAGGAGGCCTGGGAGGCAGAAGGGCAGTGGCAGTGTTCATGGGGGAGGCAAGAACCCAGGGGGAGGGTGATATCAAGCCTTGTAGACTAGAAGCAGAAGGGCAGAGCTCGGAGGCAGAAAGGCAGGAGGGCATCCAGTTGTTCCTGGGTTTTCAGCCTGTGCGAAAACTGCACAGTGGTGCCCTTCATGAGGTGAGACCCCCCCCTCCCTAATTTGGGTTCCCTGTGCTGGAACCTTCTGCAACAGGGAGTAACTACCATGCCCTGTCTCAGCCCCAAGCAGGGTCCTGGCAAGCTTGtgtggggaaggagagagcaggGAAGGACAGATTTGTGTCCACACCTTGGTAGGGGGCtccccagggggtgggggtgaggccctggggcagggggagggaccTCAGGCCCCAGAGCCAGCAGGGGCCTCTGCCTAGTTCTCCCCAGCCCACCCATCACAGCTGTTTCTGGCTGACATGCCTGTGTGGGGACAGGGCTCACAACTGTCACAGGGTGCCGGCTGTGGGGACACAATGGGCCCCTCCTAGCTGCTCCCCACTCAGGGTGTGCCTGCAGACACCTGAGTTGCCAGGAAATACTTTGTGAGTGAATACACGGCCCTGGGCAGATCAGGAAACCTCCCAAAGCCCAGACTCGACACCTGTGGGGTCTGGAGAAAAGCCCGCCAGGGGTGTGAGGGACGGCAGACAGAATGTAGGCATgccctcacatgcacacacacgtatacccatacacaatgcacacacacatgcacccacagCCAGGTGCACAATGGCTGGGCAAGGGCCCGGCTGCttgcagagattttttttcccaaagtgaGGGTCTCATCTTGACCCACCCAGTAGCTCAAGGCCTCTACCCTCTACTTTCCCCACCCTGACAGCTAACGCCCCAAAGgagaccactaggctcctccgtcaacCTTCTACAACCCCCCACAAGCGTTCCTTTTGTGAGTGGGTGGTAGCTAGAGCTGAGGCAGGCTGTCCCCGGGGCCAGCTGAAGGCCATGTGGGGCTTGGGTAGGCCTGGGAAGCCAGGATCCACCTTCTGAAAGGCAGCTCAGCAGCTGAGCTCCCCAGGgtggcctccccacccccaccaagccCAGCTGTTGTTTTGATGACTCCAGGGCCAGGCAGATCCTCAGGAGAGCCCTTATCCTCAACGCTTGGCCAGAGCAGCCCGACCctaggcaggaggggaaggagggcggTCTCAGACCGGGAAAGCTCTCCTTGGGCATggggcagccagccaggctcccgtGTGACTGGCCACAGACAATTGGAAAACCCCAAGGACTCCTGCTGGACCTGAGCCAAGCCCGCTCCGCGCTCTGTTCAAGCCACAGCTGAGTCTGAACCTTGGGCACATCTGGACCCTAGTCTCCTGGTCACAGGTGGAGTCCTGCTGGCAACACAATGTGCTAGGACCTTCCCAAGGTCTTCCAGCTATTACTGGATTCTGGACAAATTACAACAAATACATCTTTAATACACTGCTGGGCTTACAAGGAAGCAGATCTCTCCaagccccctcccctccaagaaacactgaaaagaagtatataaataaacaaactgaagaatagtGAACAGAAACCAGGAGGCTGAAGTGAAACAAACAGGAAAGCAGAGAATTCCCTAAACACAGGATGGAGACCCACACCGCATGAGGGCCACAGGCCACGTGCATGGTAGGCTACCAACCAGATCCCTAATAAGGACACAGGCTGGGCATGCCTCACAAGGGCATCCTCTCTGGAGGGACATGACCGCAGAATTTTCACAGGTGTGGGCTGACGCTTACCAAGTACAAACATTCAAAGAAACAACATGCAATTACTGAGCCAGCAGAAACAACAAATAACAGATTTAGACCCCAAGGCAAAGGAAGCATAGTTGCTAAGTGCAGACTATAAAATAACTCTGTGAAATGTTCCTGCTGGAATCCATGCACCGAGACCATCAAAATGATCAGATGtgaatgaataagaaatgagTAGTGTAacttttgagcttcccaggtggcgctagtggtaaacaacctacctgccaatgcaggagacctaagagacaggggttagatccctgggttgggaagatcccctggagaggggcatggcaacccactacagtattcatgcctggagaatcccatggacagaggagcctggcaggctagtgttcctagggtcgcaaagaattggatgcgATTTAGCACACAGACAGTATAACTTGTagatgtgtgcttagttgctcagtcgtgtctgactcttccggactccatagactctagcccaccaggctctttttgGATAGGAGGACAGTCAGCAGATTAGACACAACTAGTGTTTAGTGAACTAgaagaggaagatgaggaaactgcctAAAACAAGTGCAGCACAGGGAGACGAGAAGGAAGACACAGAAGAGAGATGAACTGACAGAAGTAATAGGAGGACAGGAAGTATTAATGTAGTAGGTGTTtcccaagaaagaaaatgtggaatGAATGAGGCAGAAGTGAAGAAATAATGGTTGGGAATTCTCCATTACTGATGAAAGATGTGAATCCCTAGGAACGGGAAACAAACACACTGTGTACCAAAGAATAAACCAGAAACATGCTTGAAAGCAAAACACACAAAAGACGGAAAATATCTCAAAATTAGAGGAACTGACAGAGCCCTTGCTCTAACGCTGACGCAGGCCTCCGGCTGAGCCCTGCACACTCTGCTGCTCTGGCCGTTGAACCTCTGGGACAGTGGAGTGTGGAAGTTGCCGGAGCGAGTCTCCTCAGCTCTACAACTCGCTGACCAGACGGCGGCCCGCAGGGTCTGCACGTGGTCGGGGCACAGGAGCCTTGGGTAGTCCCAGAGGCAGAAGCCAGGAAGGCCGCTTTTCTCAGA
The Ovis canadensis isolate MfBH-ARS-UI-01 breed Bighorn chromosome 12, ARS-UI_OviCan_v2, whole genome shotgun sequence genome window above contains:
- the VWA1 gene encoding von Willebrand factor A domain-containing protein 1 codes for the protein MIQLGGSLLCSWLGKGAGGRSRADSKALQPKGRQKSLCVCMPRAYEWNMSPHTWASRACASQSQCSSGRGAARARARLRGTSGRAAVGGASRGRGPGPTRAAARPTAQERAKHQCRERAAVPSRAMLPWTVIGLALSLRLARSGAERGLPASALQGDLLFLLDSSASVSHYEFSRVREFLGQLAALLPVGPGALRASLVHVGSRPHTEFPFSQHSSGSAVQDAIRAAAQRMGDTNTGLALAYAKEQLFAKAAGARPGVPKVLVWVTDGGSSDPVGPPMQELKDLGVTVFIVSTGRGNLLELSDAASAPAEKHLHFVDVDDLHIITQALRGSILDAMWPQQLHASEVTSSGFRLAWPSLLTADSGYYVLELAPSTDPGAARRQQLPGNATGWAWTGLDPDTDYDVALVPESNVRLLRSQHLRVRTLPEETGPELIVVSHTRPRSLRVSWAPALGPDAALGYHVQVGPLRGGAAQSVEVPAGENSTTLQGLAPGTAYLVTVTAAFRSGRERALSAKACTPEGERSRAPRPQPQRTGGREP